Genomic window (Nomia melanderi isolate GNS246 chromosome 14, iyNomMela1, whole genome shotgun sequence):
CGAGAAGGAAACGACGGGGATCGCGGCCCTCCTCTCCACACGCCGCTCGGCGGTCCGCTCGAGCGGCTCTAGGATAGGCCATGCGGTTACGTTCGACGTGGAAACGCCAGAATGTGCACGCGGACACGCATACACACGGACAGGAACACGAACGAGTGCACACACGGTTCACGCGAAACTGTGGCGCGCGCTCGATGCACCGCCGTGCGAGCAActcgcgggcgagcgagcgagcgagcgagctagcgcgTGTGTGAGCGCCTACCGCGCTCCTCGGCCAGCCGAGCCGCGAGAATTTACCGCCGGTAACTGCGCCCCGGCAGGAAGTTCTCCCGCGGCCGAGGAAAGATATTTCAGAGCTTTTGTTGATCGCGCCGGACGATCCCCTATTAAGAACTATCCGAAGTAGAAACCGGCCAGACCGATTCCTGAACCCTCTCGCGGCTTTCCGGTCGCGGCGGTTCTCCGTCCGTGGGAAACGTTTGACGGGTGGAGAACTCCACGATGGAAAATCGGATGGCGATACTGGGATCGTGGTTACTGGGGATATGCAAGATTTTTGTGGAAATTGGGGAGGGTTTTTAGGAGGATTCTTTGGGGTAGTTTTGATGTTGTTGGTAGATGCCTTTAGAGGTTTTGATATAATCTTCTGGACCTTAAAATAGAATGGcaataactaattaatattgtagTAGTTTTCATGTAACTCGACATTCGAAGTTATTTCCTTATTCGAGGAATGTTGGACGTAGGAGGAGAATAAAATTGTAGAAGATCCTCTTAACTTTATGTTTTCCTTCATTCTGCTAATTACTGAATCAACGAGACTGTTAGTCCGAAGAATTCTCTTTTTGGATTCGGGATGAAGAGCTACCCACGATGAATTAAAAATCGTTTGTTTGGAAAGTTTAGAATCCTACAGGTCGTATGTTGTACTCCAAGTGATGCTACTAAAATAATCAAACTCGCAAATCCTTGTCTTAATCTGAAGCTCCAAAACGTCTCGAAGGGGACGGCCTGGATGACCAAGAAACTTGCTCGAAACACTGACTGACCCCTTCAACCCGGATTCTCAAATCGCAAACTCGATGCATGCATCCCTTATCTGAAATGTTAGAAAGCTTCAGGCCTGTTGTATTGATTAACATCAGAAATACTCGACTGGACCTTGCCTAGATCAACTCGCCAAGTTCCTCAGAGATCACCGGGCCCTTCCTCCTCAATCACGAAGGTGTCCAACTCAAAGTCCGCTCATAATACAAACATCGACACTAAAAATCTCCAATTCCGATAACAAACTGCCTGAAAGCTCAACTCATATAATACCCTTGACAGTTACCCTCAACTATGCTACATTTCTCAAATCGTGATCAACCTAGTCACGTTCTCAGTACGATTCTGTAGTCTTCTTCGATACAATCGGCAACGGTTAGATTTATTTCGTCGAACCGCTAGCAAACGATACCTTCTTTCTTTCATACATTTCCATACCCTGCAGCATCATCTACCTTCTAGCAAACCAGCAAAGACTCCTTCTACGGCacttcttaaaataaaaatttacgcgaaataaataaaagcctTAACAATCATGAACACGCTGATAGACAAGGATCGAAGAGAAATATCCTGCCTCCATCAGTCCCGCCAATCTCAATTCTAAAATCATCAATCCGCAGATCGTCATCCTCATCGGACTCTCGTCCTGCAGTGCCAAACCCCGAAACGGTTTCGCTCGGCGAAACAAGCGGCGAAGTCACGATGTCGTATCGACGAGACGGTTCACCGTTCCCAGTACAGTTGCACGGAGAGTTGCTCGGTGCAGCCCGCCCGTAGCTCTGATTTTCACTCTCCACGCCAATGAATGACGTAGCGAAGATACTCCTCgacggcggcggctgcggccgttggcggcggcggcggtggcggcggtggcggagcGGCTCCGATCCGCTCACTCATATTCGCTAGAGCTCGCGCTAGCTCGCCTAGCCGCGCGCGCGAGTAGAGTACACACGTTCTGGACGGTGTGCGCATGCGCGGACGCGGTGTGCGCGGTGCGccgcgactcgactcgactcgcctCGGCCCTCGTTCTCCTCGGCTCTCCGTGGCTCGCCCTCCCCGCCGCCAAGGTGCATGCATGCATTCTATGCGGCGTGCACCGCATTAGATGCATTTCTAAGTCGCGCCGCAATAAATCGCAGAAATATCGAAGTGGAGAGGCCCCGCGCTGGCCCTGAGAAGCCCACCCGGAAACACACGCGCACCGTGGCCCAGTGACGTACCGCGGTCGCATCGGCGAACGTTAATTCAACCCGAACCCACTGGAACCGATCGGAACGCGAACTCGATCGgccggaagaagaagaagaagaagccggCGAAGCTGATCGGCGGAGCGAGACGTCGATTTTCTTTAAAGAACCGCTGCGGCCGAGAGCTTCCACGCCGGTAACGAGCTTCCAGAAGACACCTAGAGAAGGGAGGAGGATCGCGATCGAAGCAGTCGCTTCGGAGAACGATTTCGTGGACCGGGCAACTCGCACGTGCGAACCCAGTGACGTTCTCCTGATCGCCATTGCTATCCGAGAGGGGTTGATATCTTTCGCAAGCTCTCCCTTTTTCGTTCCCCGGGAAGGAGAAGAATTCACCGGAGAGGGAATCGATCGGATCGAAGACCGGGCGGACCGCATCGAATCCATAGGAGATGATCGAGGCTGGTGGCACACCGGGCAGGAAGTGACAAAAGGTTACCGGTTCGGCGGCCGCGTGCGCGCTGCTCGCCGCGCGCGTACTCTCGCGCTACTTCCACGGGAAAGGGCCCCAGCCACGGATGCGGGAGCGTTTCGAAGGAGGAAGAAAAGAATACGACGCACCGAGTCACGTGCGAACCAGTCCCTCCCACTTGCGAACGCCGTGCCGCGGATTTCAGTGCGCTGAAAATCGTAACGTCGCGAACGACGAGCTCTGGACACGGGCTCCGGGAAACCGAACAGGCGTTCCGAGTTCTCCCTTTTCGTTCGAGTAACCGGCGGCGATCGGTGAGATAACGGAGAGGAGGAATCTTTTTGTCGCGTGGGAAGGAAGCATCGGCAAACGGCGGCAGGGGGACGGGAGAGTGTGGATCGGGGAAGACGGATCATCGGGCCGATCGAAGACCGAGCGAGCCTCGGGTAGGTCCGAAGGGAAGAGGGAAAAACGGAAGCAGCGTCCGCGCTCACGCCCCCTCCGCGCGAGCAACGCGGCTACGGCCCTGGCACGCGTTTTTCGTCGCGCGGAAACCGCCGCCGTGTGCACAGTTTAATCAGGAGGAAGCGGACGGCACCGCGGTTTTTCGCGCGAAGAAGACGCGGAGGAGACGAGATCCGAGCGGCGACTGTCGGgcccgcgcgcgcacacacagtGTCGTCCTCGACGTAGCGTCGAGCGGAACCGCGGAGTCGGAGCGATGCACGCGGCGATCAGTGCCACCCGTACGCCGAGCGATCTTTAAGCGAGGAAAACGGGAGAAAGTGGGAAGAATCGGCGTGCCGGTCCAGCCTCGTCGTCGCCCCAGCCGATTGTCCGCCGCGAAGCTCGCGTCGTCGATAAGAGGAGACCGCGCGTGTCGTGCACACGGAAGGTGCGCCGACCGACCGCACgctcgcccgcccgcccgcGCGTTCCCGTCCCTCCGCGCGTCGAGCACCCATCGGTCgcgattttctttttctccctttcttttcGCCCCGCGACGCGTTCCGCGCCCGGTCGTGTCCCTCCGCCCCGAAGCGCGTCATCCGTCCCGCGCTTTCGTCGAGACGCGCGTGATCGATCGGCGCGAGTGAGTGAGACGCGACCCCGATCGGTTCGTTTCGCGCGATACAGTGTCGGATGAACTGGACGCACGGACTGTTCCAAGTCGAAGAGGATGGTGACGAGAAGGAGGCGGACGCCGACGAAGACGAGCAGCGAGAGGAACGCGATGACAACGAGAGGCCGCTGCTAGAGAGAGCGGATCGAGTTCAGGTAAACGGATTCTGTGCGCTGTCGCGAGACAGTTTCGTAGCTGGATAGCTTCTCCATCGGCCTCGCCGGCCGCCGACTCCGTCTAcgatcgacgatcgatttgGAAATAGTCATCCTTCCTTTCATTCACGCTCGGCGATCTTTCCTGTCGATCGTAGACGCGAGGCGCCTTCGGCGAATCCCTCGCGCTGGAGTCTAACAtctattaatattcattgcttGCAGAGATGTCTGACCGGTACACACGCTTTAgctgcaaaactaacaaaccgaTAGCACGCGGATTGGAGGAAAAATCGGCTGGTTCCGGACTAAGCTCGACAGCTTCTCTCGGTTTCTATCTTCCAATCGACGTGCCCGCTTTCTACGTTGCTTCGCTCATCTTTGCGTGCGAACGTTGTCTCGGCTTCGTTCTATTATTTGTCGTCCTCCCCTTGTTACCCCCTTTTTCATCCCCGCACGCGAAGAATCGGAGAAAAAAGGATCGAACGGCGGATTGCGGAACGATCCGCTTGAAACGAGAGCTAATCGAGGATCGAGCGCGCCGTGTCGGGCTTTCGTGgcacgatcgatcgatcgggagGAAGGAGTGGGCGGACGCACGATCGAAGAGGGTGCGAGGACCCGCGGAACGGGCCGGGTGATTAGTCGGCGTGTTTTGGAAAACAATGCGCACAATTTCAGCCGGTCCAACGATAAATAATGGAGGATGAATAAAGTGTATCGTCGGGGACGAGCGAAGTGGCGGCGAGCCCGGCCGAATGAATAAACAACCCGGCCATATGTATGGTgcattatcgaataaaaattgaatgaaacgcGGGCCGCGCTCGCGAAAACCCGAGGCGATCGTTCCTACGTTCGGTTGCATCCCTGTGTGACGCATATTTTTGACCCTGATCGATTGTGAAATAAAACGGAACGGACGCGCGTGGATTTTCTGGAGGATTGATCGAGTACGATCGTTAGGTTTATGGAATAGCTGGGAGTTAAATGTTGAAAGCTTCGATGAGGGTCAGtttcgaacgagaaaaccaAGTGTACATTTCTATGAACCGTAGaataagtaaaattaaaaagagcCTTCTTATTTAAGCAAATCAGTGAGGGTTTTTGGaaagaaattgatatataactggtatatatatatatataaataaatatatgtataaatattctacGTGTAACGTGTACAGTATAAATCTCAATGATACTCGATTTCCAAAATCTCCAATCTACTAAAGTATAACCACACATTGCGAATACAAATTGTGTAAAAGAATCTACCGACACCCAACTGCACAAAGTTCTCCCAATCTTATATCATATTTTACTGAACTTCACGAACGATGCGTTCTCCAATAAACAAACTCACTacgaaaagtattaaaaataaaattcaccctTTCATCGACTGAACCATACCTTCGTCTCAGACTCA
Coding sequences:
- the LOC143175299 gene encoding uncharacterized protein LOC143175299 — encoded protein: MNWTHGLFQVEEDGDEKEADADEDEQREERDDNERPLLERADRVQRCLTGTHALAAKLTNR